A stretch of the Streptomyces ortus genome encodes the following:
- a CDS encoding RNA polymerase sigma factor gives MPESSERGRPERDGSEVPAVPLNDFGMDSGKAVDPIPDVPLPHAPAATFLEVAPVQTQTLTGNSTTPAPPAPPAHKDTDADVLAAVPPQKRAARHPESAPEPESTPEPPAAVLVESEAETPEPVEAPRGRADTGAPSSDLFRQYLREIGRIPLLTAVEEVELARRVEAGLFAEEKLRLASDLDSQLALDLDKLVVMGRMAKRRLIEANLRLVVSVAKRYVGRGLTMLDLVQEGNLGLIRAVEKFDYARGYKFSTYATWWIRQAMSRALADQARTIRVPVHVVELINRVVRVQRRMLQERGYEPTPDEVGAHLDLSSERVSEVLRLAQEPVSLHAPVGEEDDVALGDLIEDGDATSPVESAAFLLLREHLEAVLSTLGERERKVVQLRYGLADGRPRTLEEIGRIFGVTRERIRQIESKTLNKLRDHAFADQLRGYLD, from the coding sequence GTGCCTGAGTCCTCGGAGCGCGGCCGACCCGAACGCGACGGGTCCGAAGTCCCCGCGGTTCCGCTCAATGACTTCGGGATGGACAGCGGCAAGGCCGTCGACCCCATCCCCGACGTACCGCTGCCGCACGCCCCAGCAGCGACATTCCTGGAGGTCGCCCCCGTGCAGACCCAGACCCTGACCGGCAACAGCACGACCCCCGCGCCACCCGCGCCGCCCGCGCACAAGGACACCGACGCCGATGTCCTCGCGGCCGTACCACCGCAGAAGCGTGCCGCCCGGCACCCCGAGAGCGCACCGGAACCGGAGAGTACGCCGGAGCCGCCCGCCGCCGTCCTGGTGGAGAGCGAGGCCGAGACGCCGGAGCCGGTGGAAGCGCCGCGCGGACGTGCGGACACCGGCGCGCCCTCCTCCGACCTGTTCCGCCAGTACCTGCGGGAGATCGGCCGGATACCGCTGCTCACGGCGGTGGAGGAGGTCGAACTGGCCCGCCGGGTCGAAGCGGGCCTCTTCGCCGAGGAGAAACTCCGGCTGGCCTCCGACCTCGACAGTCAACTCGCCCTGGACCTCGACAAACTGGTGGTCATGGGCCGGATGGCCAAACGCCGCCTGATCGAGGCCAACCTGCGCCTCGTCGTCTCCGTCGCCAAGCGGTACGTGGGGCGCGGGCTGACCATGCTCGACCTGGTCCAGGAAGGCAACCTGGGGCTGATCAGGGCGGTCGAGAAGTTCGACTACGCCCGCGGATACAAGTTCTCGACGTACGCGACCTGGTGGATCCGCCAGGCCATGTCCCGGGCGCTCGCCGACCAGGCCCGCACGATACGGGTCCCCGTGCACGTGGTCGAGCTCATCAACCGGGTCGTGCGGGTTCAGCGGCGGATGCTCCAGGAGCGGGGGTACGAGCCGACGCCCGACGAGGTCGGCGCGCATCTCGACCTGTCCAGTGAGCGGGTCAGCGAGGTGCTGCGGCTGGCGCAGGAGCCGGTGTCCCTCCACGCGCCGGTGGGGGAGGAGGACGATGTCGCCCTCGGTGACCTCATCGAGGACGGGGACGCGACGAGTCCCGTGGAGTCGGCCGCGTTCCTGCTGCTGCGGGAGCATCTGGAGGCGGTTCTCTCGACGCTCGGTGAGCGTGAGCGGAAGGTCGTCCAACTCCGGTACGGGCTGGCGGACGGCCGTCCCCGAACGCTGGAGGAGATCGGGCGGATCTTCGGCGTCACCCGCGAGCGGATCCGCCAGATCGAGTCCAAGACCCTCAACAAACTCCGCGACCACGCGTTCGCGGACCAGCTGAGGGGCTACTTGGACTAG
- the dnaG gene encoding DNA primase, producing the protein MAGRINDEDVKAVRDGVPIDAVVSEYLQLRNAGGGNLKGLCPFHDEKSPSFQVSPSKGLFHCFGCQEGGDTITFVMKVDHLTFSEAVERLAGQAGITLRYEEGGYNPSHQRGERIRLVEAHQAAAKFYIEQLDTSPEADTGRTFLAERGFDQSAAAHFGVGYSPQGWDHLTRFLRGKGFTDKELLLSGLAQEGRRGPIDRFRGRLMWPIRDIGGEVVGFGARKLYESDNGPKYLNTPDTPIYRKSQVLYGIDLAKKDIAKSSRAVVVEGYTDVMACHLAGITTAIATCGTAFGNDHIKILRRLLMDNGSARVIFTFDGDAAGQKAALRAFEDDQKFAAETYIAIAPDGMDPCDLRLAKGDAAVADLVEPRTPLFEFALRQIIARYDLETPAGRAAALDESAPVVARIKNSGAQHEVAVQLAGMLGILDTQFVVKRVAQMARWARDRGGKGPAPTSGGTGNGRGPQQYENSGPRPPSGPALTLRNPVYATERELLKLALQRPDLVSPAFDAYGVDEFTAPPYAAVRETIMEAGGAEYGVQDPQEYLVQVREAARDDVVRAMVTELAVEAIMRKTVDEAYAGEQLVTVRRRAVERRVRDVQGALARASAQGDPVQLAAVQNELWVLQQYDQALREKGPAAL; encoded by the coding sequence GTGGCAGGCAGGATCAACGACGAGGACGTGAAGGCGGTTCGGGACGGGGTCCCGATCGACGCCGTGGTGTCCGAATACCTCCAACTGCGCAACGCGGGCGGCGGAAACCTCAAGGGACTGTGCCCGTTCCACGACGAGAAGTCGCCCTCCTTCCAGGTCAGCCCGAGCAAGGGGCTCTTCCACTGCTTCGGCTGCCAGGAGGGCGGCGACACCATCACCTTCGTGATGAAGGTCGACCACCTCACCTTCTCGGAGGCGGTCGAGCGCCTCGCGGGCCAGGCGGGCATCACCCTTCGTTACGAAGAGGGCGGGTACAACCCCTCCCACCAGCGCGGCGAGCGCATCCGCCTGGTCGAGGCCCACCAGGCCGCTGCCAAGTTCTACATCGAACAGCTCGACACCAGCCCGGAGGCCGACACCGGCCGCACGTTCCTCGCCGAGCGCGGCTTCGACCAGTCGGCCGCCGCGCACTTCGGCGTCGGCTACAGCCCCCAGGGCTGGGACCACCTCACCCGCTTCCTGCGCGGCAAGGGCTTCACCGACAAGGAACTGCTGCTCTCCGGTCTCGCCCAGGAGGGCCGCCGCGGCCCCATCGACCGCTTCCGCGGCCGGCTGATGTGGCCGATCCGCGACATCGGCGGCGAGGTCGTCGGCTTCGGCGCCCGCAAGCTCTACGAATCGGACAACGGCCCGAAGTACCTGAACACGCCCGACACGCCGATCTACCGCAAGTCCCAGGTCCTGTACGGCATCGACCTCGCCAAGAAGGACATCGCCAAGAGCAGCCGGGCCGTCGTCGTCGAGGGCTACACCGACGTCATGGCCTGCCACCTGGCCGGCATCACCACCGCCATCGCGACCTGCGGCACGGCCTTCGGCAACGACCACATCAAGATCCTGCGCCGGCTCCTGATGGACAACGGCTCGGCACGGGTGATCTTCACCTTCGACGGGGACGCGGCCGGCCAGAAGGCCGCCCTGCGCGCCTTCGAGGACGACCAGAAGTTCGCCGCCGAGACCTACATCGCGATCGCCCCGGACGGCATGGACCCCTGCGACCTGCGCCTCGCCAAGGGTGACGCGGCCGTCGCCGACCTCGTCGAACCGCGCACCCCGCTCTTCGAGTTCGCGCTGCGCCAGATCATCGCCCGCTACGACCTGGAGACCCCGGCCGGCCGTGCTGCCGCGCTCGACGAGTCCGCGCCCGTCGTGGCCCGCATCAAGAACAGCGGCGCCCAGCACGAGGTCGCCGTCCAGCTCGCCGGCATGCTCGGCATCCTCGACACCCAGTTCGTCGTCAAGCGGGTCGCCCAGATGGCCCGCTGGGCCCGCGACCGCGGCGGCAAGGGCCCCGCGCCGACGAGCGGGGGCACGGGCAACGGCCGCGGACCGCAGCAGTACGAGAACAGCGGACCCAGGCCCCCCTCGGGCCCGGCCCTGACCCTGCGCAACCCGGTCTACGCCACCGAACGCGAACTCCTCAAGCTCGCCCTGCAGCGCCCCGACCTGGTCTCCCCGGCCTTCGACGCGTACGGGGTGGACGAGTTCACCGCCCCGCCGTACGCGGCCGTCCGCGAGACGATCATGGAGGCGGGCGGCGCGGAGTACGGCGTCCAGGACCCGCAGGAGTACCTCGTGCAGGTCCGCGAGGCCGCCCGGGACGACGTGGTTCGCGCCATGGTCACGGAGCTCGCCGTCGAGGCCATCATGCGCAAGACCGTCGACGAGGCCTACGCCGGCGAGCAGTTGGTGACCGTCCGCAGGCGCGCCGTCGAGCGCCGGGTCCGCGACGTCCAGGGCGCACTCGCGCGCGCCAGCGCGCAGGGCGACCCGGTGCAGCTGGCCGCCGTGCAGAACGAGCTGTGGGTGCTCCAGCAGTACGACCAGGCGCTGCGCGAAAAGGGCCCGGCCGCGCTCTGA
- a CDS encoding NAD(P)/FAD-dependent oxidoreductase — translation MVDADQTFVIVGGGLAGAKAAETLRAEGFNGRVILICDERDHPYERPPLSKGYLLGKEERDSVFVHEPAWYAQNDVELHLGQTVDAIDRTAKTVRFGDDGTLVHYDKLLLVTGAEPRRLDIPGTDLVGVHHLRRLAHSERLRQVLAALGRDNGHLVIAGAGWIGLEIAAAAREYGAEVTVVEPEETALHGVLGPELGEIFAELHRGHGVRFHFGARLTEIVGHDGMVLAARTDDGEEHPAHDVLAAIGAAPRTGLAEAAGLELADRAHGGGIAVDEQLRTSDPDIHAAGDVAAFPHPLFGTRLRVEHWANALNGGPAAARAMLGRTTTYDRVPYFFSDQYDVGLEYSGWAPPGTYDQVVIRGDVSKREFIAFWVKEGRVLAGMNVNVWDVTEPIQQLIRTGIRVDSEALADPHVPLDSLVP, via the coding sequence GTGGTCGACGCAGATCAGACATTCGTCATCGTCGGAGGAGGCCTGGCCGGCGCCAAGGCGGCCGAAACCCTCCGGGCGGAGGGCTTCAACGGCCGGGTGATACTGATCTGTGACGAACGGGACCACCCGTACGAACGGCCGCCGCTGTCCAAGGGATACCTGCTCGGCAAGGAGGAGCGCGACAGCGTCTTCGTCCACGAACCCGCCTGGTACGCGCAGAACGACGTCGAACTGCACCTCGGCCAGACCGTCGACGCGATCGACCGGACCGCGAAGACCGTCCGCTTCGGCGACGACGGCACGCTCGTCCACTACGACAAACTGCTGCTCGTGACCGGCGCCGAGCCGCGCCGTCTCGACATCCCCGGCACGGACCTCGTCGGCGTCCACCACCTGCGGCGCCTCGCCCACTCCGAGCGCCTCAGGCAGGTCCTGGCCGCCCTCGGCCGCGACAACGGCCACCTGGTCATCGCGGGCGCCGGCTGGATCGGCCTGGAGATCGCCGCGGCGGCCCGTGAGTACGGGGCCGAGGTCACCGTCGTCGAGCCCGAGGAGACCGCCCTGCACGGCGTGCTCGGCCCCGAGCTGGGCGAGATCTTCGCCGAACTGCACCGCGGGCACGGCGTCCGCTTCCACTTCGGCGCCCGCCTCACCGAGATCGTCGGCCACGACGGCATGGTCCTGGCCGCCCGCACCGACGACGGCGAGGAACACCCCGCGCACGACGTCCTGGCCGCGATCGGCGCGGCCCCGCGCACCGGCCTCGCCGAGGCGGCGGGTCTGGAGCTGGCCGACCGGGCGCACGGCGGCGGCATCGCGGTCGACGAGCAGCTGCGCACCTCCGACCCGGACATCCACGCGGCCGGTGACGTGGCCGCCTTCCCCCACCCGCTGTTCGGCACCCGGCTGCGCGTCGAGCACTGGGCGAACGCGCTGAACGGCGGCCCGGCGGCGGCCCGGGCGATGCTCGGCCGCACGACGACGTACGACAGGGTGCCCTACTTCTTCTCCGACCAGTACGACGTAGGGCTTGAGTACTCGGGCTGGGCGCCGCCGGGCACGTACGACCAGGTGGTGATCCGGGGAGACGTGAGCAAGCGCGAGTTCATCGCCTTCTGGGTGAAGGAGGGGCGCGTGCTGGCCGGGATGAACGTCAATGTGTGGGACGTCACAGAACCCATCCAGCAGCTGATCCGCACGGGGATCCGGGTGGACTCCGAGGCGCTCGCCGACCCCCACGTTCCGCTGGACAGCCTGGTCCCGTGA
- a CDS encoding deoxyguanosinetriphosphate triphosphohydrolase: MEGTSTNPTRPPKAHEHRTTPAAYDPTAVARWVTEPDKRPGRTAFQRDRARVLHSSALRRLAGKTQVVTPGTRSQVWDASPRTRLTHSLECAQVGRELGAALGCDPDLVEAACLSHDLGHPPFGHNGEQALNEFAEDCGGFEGNAQSLRLLTRIEPKRFVRRAAVPSAALADGDELVSVGLNLTRATLDAATKYPWPRGAHPTDPGSPKFGVYEDDRPVFDWIREGAPGTRSTFEAQVMDWADDVAYSVHDVEDGLHAGHIDPECLYAEPERQEIFRVAVGRYVEADTDPAELAEALDRILGQRWWPKGYDGSAVAQARLKDATSQLIGRFCLAAESATRARHGTGRLTRYAAELVVPRAARLECAVLKAVADRYVMQRAEQELLRADQRIVVAELAEALTARAPEGLDPQFRALFDEASDDRARKRVIVDQIASLTDAAARSLHARLRVQV; encoded by the coding sequence ATGGAAGGCACGAGCACCAACCCCACCCGCCCCCCAAAGGCACACGAGCACCGCACCACCCCCGCGGCCTACGACCCCACGGCAGTGGCCCGCTGGGTCACCGAGCCGGACAAACGCCCCGGCCGCACCGCCTTCCAGCGCGACCGGGCCCGTGTCCTGCACAGCTCCGCCCTCCGCCGCCTCGCGGGCAAGACCCAGGTGGTCACCCCCGGCACCCGGAGTCAGGTCTGGGACGCGAGCCCCCGTACCCGTCTGACCCATTCCCTGGAGTGCGCCCAGGTCGGCCGTGAGCTGGGCGCCGCCCTCGGCTGCGACCCCGACCTCGTGGAGGCGGCCTGCCTCTCCCACGACCTGGGGCACCCCCCGTTCGGGCACAACGGCGAACAGGCGCTGAACGAATTCGCCGAGGACTGCGGCGGCTTCGAGGGCAACGCCCAGTCGCTCAGACTCCTCACCCGGATCGAGCCCAAGCGCTTCGTGCGCCGCGCGGCCGTCCCGTCGGCGGCCCTCGCGGACGGCGACGAACTGGTCAGCGTCGGACTCAACCTCACCCGCGCCACCCTCGACGCCGCCACCAAGTACCCCTGGCCGCGCGGCGCCCACCCCACCGACCCGGGCTCCCCGAAGTTCGGGGTCTACGAGGACGACCGCCCCGTCTTCGACTGGATCCGCGAGGGCGCCCCCGGCACCCGCAGCACCTTCGAGGCCCAGGTCATGGACTGGGCCGACGACGTGGCGTATTCGGTGCACGACGTGGAGGACGGCCTGCACGCGGGGCACATCGACCCGGAGTGCCTGTACGCGGAGCCCGAGCGGCAGGAGATCTTCCGGGTCGCCGTCGGGCGGTACGTGGAGGCGGACACCGACCCCGCCGAGCTGGCCGAGGCCCTCGACCGGATCCTCGGCCAGCGGTGGTGGCCCAAGGGCTACGACGGCTCGGCCGTCGCCCAGGCCCGGCTGAAGGACGCCACCAGCCAGCTCATCGGCCGGTTCTGTCTCGCCGCCGAGAGCGCCACGCGCGCGAGACACGGCACGGGCCGGCTCACGCGGTACGCCGCCGAGCTGGTCGTCCCGCGCGCCGCGCGCCTGGAGTGCGCGGTCCTCAAGGCCGTCGCCGACCGGTACGTGATGCAGCGCGCCGAGCAGGAGCTGCTCCGCGCCGACCAGCGCATCGTCGTCGCCGAGCTGGCCGAGGCGCTCACCGCGCGGGCGCCGGAAGGCCTCGACCCGCAGTTTCGAGCCCTGTTCGACGAGGCGTCCGACGACCGGGCCCGCAAGCGGGTGATCGTCGACCAGATCGCCTCGCTCACGGACGCCGCCGCACGGTCGCTGCATGCGAGGCTCAGGGTGCAGGTGTGA
- a CDS encoding sirohydrochlorin chelatase: MTAHLRNRNRSGRPGTRRAAPPALVLVGHGSRDPRALSTVRTFMERIRELRPGLPVHLGHIELNEPLLPDTLAALGTGEAVLVPLLLSRGHHVKRDIPEAAAASSARTRIAGPLGPHPLLVETLYERLVEAGWRRPDAAGRRTSAVVLAAAGSRDPDAAVDTRHTARLLANRLGVPVVPAYASAAGPTVADAVRALTARGRPRIAMASYFTAPGRFATECAAAAPGIAASPLGAHPAMAHLTLHRYDQTTQHTLPATA, from the coding sequence ATGACGGCGCACCTAAGGAACCGGAACAGAAGCGGTCGGCCCGGCACCCGGCGTGCCGCCCCGCCCGCGCTCGTCCTGGTGGGCCACGGCAGCCGCGACCCGCGCGCACTGAGCACCGTACGGACCTTCATGGAGCGGATCCGCGAGCTGCGCCCCGGTCTGCCCGTGCACCTCGGGCACATCGAGCTGAACGAACCCCTGCTGCCCGACACCCTCGCCGCCCTCGGCACCGGTGAGGCGGTCCTCGTACCGCTGCTGCTGAGCCGCGGCCACCACGTCAAGCGGGACATCCCCGAGGCCGCCGCCGCGTCGTCGGCGCGCACCCGGATCGCCGGACCGCTGGGCCCGCACCCGCTGCTCGTGGAGACGCTGTACGAGCGTCTTGTCGAGGCCGGCTGGCGCAGGCCGGACGCCGCCGGGCGCCGGACGAGTGCGGTCGTGCTCGCCGCGGCCGGCTCGCGCGACCCCGACGCGGCCGTCGACACCCGCCACACCGCCCGGCTGCTCGCGAACCGCCTCGGGGTGCCCGTCGTCCCCGCGTACGCCTCCGCCGCCGGGCCCACGGTCGCGGACGCCGTACGCGCGCTCACCGCCCGAGGCCGCCCCCGTATCGCGATGGCCTCCTACTTCACGGCCCCCGGCCGCTTCGCCACGGAGTGCGCGGCGGCGGCCCCAGGCATCGCCGCGTCCCCCTTGGGCGCCCACCCCGCGATGGCCCACCTGACCCTGCACCGCTACGACCAGACCACCCAACACACCCTGCCCGCAACCGCGTAG
- a CDS encoding SanA/YdcF family protein yields the protein MRRPRRPRLPHLPAFPRVRPRLPRTRTGQRRAVQAVMAGCVLALLPSAWMFTVTDDRLRTTADVPRTEVAVVFGAGLWQGEPSPYLAHRLDAAAQLYRSGRIQVVLVTGDNSREDYDEPDAMRAYLTKRGVPDGRIVSDYAGFDTWDSCVRAKKIFGVDEAVLISQGFHIRRAVALCQEAGVTSYGVGVDDVHDTTWYYGGAREVMAAGKALLDAVFEPDPTFLGPQEPGVERALASAKQSAG from the coding sequence ATGCGTCGTCCGAGACGTCCGCGACTGCCGCACCTGCCGGCGTTTCCGAGAGTGCGACCGCGGCTGCCGCGTACCCGTACCGGGCAGCGCCGCGCCGTGCAGGCCGTGATGGCGGGGTGCGTGCTGGCGCTGCTCCCGTCGGCGTGGATGTTCACGGTCACGGACGACCGGCTGCGGACGACCGCGGACGTGCCGCGTACCGAGGTCGCCGTCGTCTTCGGGGCCGGGCTGTGGCAGGGCGAGCCGTCCCCGTACCTCGCGCACCGGCTGGACGCGGCGGCGCAGTTGTACCGCTCCGGCCGTATCCAGGTGGTCCTGGTCACCGGCGACAACAGCCGTGAGGACTACGACGAGCCGGACGCCATGCGCGCCTATCTGACGAAGCGGGGCGTGCCCGACGGGCGGATCGTCAGCGACTACGCCGGCTTCGACACGTGGGACTCCTGTGTACGGGCCAAGAAGATCTTCGGCGTGGACGAGGCCGTACTGATCAGCCAGGGCTTCCACATCCGGCGCGCGGTCGCGCTGTGCCAGGAGGCGGGCGTCACGTCGTACGGGGTCGGGGTGGACGACGTGCACGACACGACCTGGTACTACGGCGGGGCCCGCGAGGTGATGGCGGCGGGCAAGGCACTCCTGGACGCGGTCTTCGAGCCCGATCCCACGTTCCTGGGGCCTCAAGAGCCGGGCGTGGAACGGGCGTTGGCGTCCGCCAAACAGTCTGCCGGGTAA
- a CDS encoding molybdopterin oxidoreductase family protein — translation MQTSVTPTHCPYCALQCGMNLTPVPDGDGNGGSVVEVTERTDFPVNRGALCGKGRTAPALLSSRVRLTTPLVRRDGELRPAGWDEALDRIAEGLSRTRTEHGPDACGIFGGGGLTNEKAYTLGKFARVALGTSQIDYNGRFCMSSAAAGGIKAFGLDRGLPFPLEDIPRTGCVILVGSNLAETMPPALRYLTELRENGGKLIVIDPRRTRTADQADLHLAPRPGTDLALALGLLHLVVAEGRTDEAYIQERTSGWEAARAAAMAHWPEYVERITGVSVPQLRESVRMFCEPESAMVLTARGPEQQSKGTDTVGAWINLCLATGRAGRPFSGYGCLTGQGNGQGGREHGQKADQLPGYRKLDDPAARRHVAGVWGVDPDSLPGPGRSAYELLDAMGTDIRSLLVMASNPVISAPRAAHVEERLRSLDFLAVADVVLSETAELADVVLPVTQWAEETGTTTNLEGRVLLRRQAITPPDGIRSDLYVMRELAARLGVEKGFPTDPEEVFEELRRASAGGAADYSGITYRRLAEEGGVFWPCPAEEAGGTTELAADADAGAGAGGVHPGTPRLFLDRFATPDGRARFVAVSHRPLAEEPDEEYPVLLTTGRVVSQYQSGAQTRRVDELNAAAPGPFVELHPRLAARLGVAEGEPLAVVSRRGRAVAPARITTTIRADTVFMPFHWPGEGRANTLTNPALDPVSRMPEFKGCAVRVERVG, via the coding sequence ATGCAGACCTCCGTGACGCCCACGCACTGCCCGTACTGCGCCCTGCAGTGCGGCATGAACCTGACGCCCGTGCCGGACGGCGACGGCAACGGCGGCAGCGTGGTCGAGGTGACGGAGCGCACCGACTTCCCGGTGAACCGGGGCGCCCTGTGCGGCAAGGGCCGCACCGCGCCCGCGCTGCTCTCGTCCCGGGTGCGGCTGACCACCCCGCTGGTCCGCAGGGACGGCGAGCTGCGTCCGGCCGGCTGGGACGAGGCGCTCGACCGGATCGCCGAGGGGCTGTCCCGCACGCGTACGGAGCATGGCCCGGACGCGTGCGGGATCTTCGGCGGAGGCGGGCTGACCAACGAGAAGGCGTACACGCTCGGCAAGTTCGCCCGCGTCGCGCTCGGCACCTCGCAGATCGACTACAACGGACGGTTCTGCATGTCGTCCGCGGCGGCCGGCGGCATCAAGGCCTTCGGTCTGGACCGGGGGCTGCCCTTCCCGCTGGAGGACATCCCGCGCACCGGGTGTGTGATCCTCGTCGGCTCGAACCTCGCCGAGACCATGCCGCCCGCGCTCCGCTATCTCACGGAGTTGCGGGAGAACGGCGGCAAGCTGATCGTGATCGATCCGCGCCGCACGCGCACGGCCGACCAGGCCGACCTGCATCTCGCGCCGCGCCCCGGTACGGATCTCGCCCTGGCGCTCGGGCTGTTGCACCTGGTGGTGGCGGAGGGGCGTACGGACGAGGCGTACATCCAGGAGCGTACGAGCGGCTGGGAGGCGGCGCGGGCCGCGGCGATGGCGCACTGGCCGGAGTACGTGGAGCGGATCACGGGGGTGTCCGTGCCCCAACTCCGCGAGAGCGTGCGGATGTTCTGCGAGCCGGAGTCCGCGATGGTGCTCACCGCGCGCGGGCCCGAGCAGCAGTCCAAGGGCACGGACACGGTCGGCGCGTGGATCAACCTGTGCCTGGCGACCGGGCGGGCGGGCCGCCCCTTCTCCGGTTACGGCTGTCTCACCGGTCAGGGCAACGGGCAGGGCGGACGTGAACACGGGCAGAAGGCCGACCAGTTGCCCGGCTACCGCAAACTCGACGACCCGGCCGCGCGACGGCATGTGGCCGGGGTCTGGGGCGTCGACCCCGACTCGCTGCCCGGTCCTGGCCGCAGCGCGTACGAGCTGCTCGACGCCATGGGCACGGACATCCGCTCGCTTCTGGTGATGGCCTCGAACCCGGTGATTTCCGCACCCCGGGCCGCCCATGTCGAGGAGCGGCTGCGGTCGCTGGACTTCCTGGCCGTCGCCGACGTGGTGCTGTCCGAGACGGCCGAGCTGGCGGACGTCGTCCTCCCCGTCACCCAGTGGGCCGAGGAGACGGGCACGACGACCAATCTGGAGGGCCGGGTCCTGCTGCGCCGGCAGGCGATCACGCCGCCGGACGGCATCCGCAGCGATCTGTACGTGATGCGGGAACTGGCCGCCCGCCTGGGCGTGGAGAAGGGCTTCCCCACGGACCCGGAGGAGGTCTTCGAGGAGCTGCGGCGGGCGAGTGCGGGTGGGGCCGCGGACTACTCGGGGATCACGTATCGGCGGTTGGCGGAGGAGGGCGGGGTGTTCTGGCCGTGCCCGGCGGAGGAGGCCGGTGGCACGACGGAGCTCGCCGCCGACGCCGACGCCGGTGCCGGTGCCGGCGGGGTGCATCCCGGTACGCCCCGGTTGTTCCTCGACCGGTTCGCCACGCCCGACGGGCGCGCGCGGTTCGTCGCCGTGAGCCATCGGCCGCTGGCGGAGGAACCGGACGAGGAGTACCCGGTGCTGCTCACCACGGGGCGGGTGGTCTCCCAGTACCAGTCGGGTGCGCAGACGCGCCGCGTCGACGAACTGAACGCCGCCGCGCCCGGTCCCTTCGTGGAGTTGCATCCCCGGCTGGCCGCTCGGCTCGGGGTCGCGGAGGGCGAACCCCTGGCCGTGGTGTCGCGCCGGGGGCGGGCGGTGGCGCCGGCGCGGATCACGACCACGATCCGGGCCGACACGGTGTTCATGCCGTTCCACTGGCCGGGCGAGGGGCGAGCCAACACGTTGACGAATCCGGCGCTCGACCCGGTGTCACGGATGCCGGAGTTCAAGGGGTGTGCGGTTCGGGTGGAGCGGGTGGGGTGA